Genomic window (Saccharothrix australiensis):
CCTTCAGCGCGGCCACCATCTTCTCCTGGTGCCCGTGCGCGGTGTCCACGACGAGCGCGTCCACGCCGGCCTTGAGCAGTTCGCCCGCCTTGGCGCGCACGTCGCCGTTGACGCCGACCGCCGCCGCGACCCGCAACCGGCCCTCGGCGTCCAGGGCCGGCGTGTAGACGTCGGCCCGCAGCGCGCCCAGGGCGGTCATGACGCCCCGCAGTCGGCCGTCGGCGTCCACGCCCAGCGCGATCCGCTGCGTGCCGCCGTTGAGCCGGTCGAACACCTCGCGCGGCGGGGTGTCCAGCGGCAGCGTGACGATCCGCTCGTTCGCGACCTCGCTCAGCCGGGTGAACCGGTCGACGCCGCCGCACGCGTCCTCGTCCACCACGCCCACCGGCCGGCCCTCGCCGTCCACGACGACGACCGCGTTGTGCGCCCGCTTGTGGATCAGGTTGTGGGCGTCGGCCACCGAGTCGCCGGGGGTGAGGGTGAGCGGCGTGTCCCACACCGGGTGCCGGTCCTTCACCCACGCGACGATCTCCGCGACCGCGTCCGGGGCGACGTCCTGCGGCAGCACCACGAGCCCGCCGCGCCGCGCCACGGTCTCGGCCATGCGCCGCCCGGCGACCGCGGTCATGTTCGCGACCACGATCGGGATGGTCGCCCCCGTGCCGTCGGAGGTCGACAGGTCGACGCCGAACCGGGACTCCACGGCCGAGCGGCCGGGCACCAGGAAGACGTCGTCGTAGGTCAGGTCGTAGGTGGGCCGATGCCCTTCGATGAATCGCACGAGACCTTGACACTACTCGTCGCGGTGCCGTTCCGCCGCTGGTCGGAAGTACCGGACCGGGCCCGTGCGGAGCGGTTCGGGTTGTGCGTTCCGCCAAGCGCGGCCACCTGCGGCGCGGGCGTGGCGCGCCGGTCACCCCGGTGGATCGGTGCGTTCGGGCTCCCGCAGGGCCGCACCACCCCGGAGCGGCGATCGGTCATCGCGGTCACCGGCCCGACCGGGTTCGCCGCCTCGGTGCGGTGCTCGCCGTCGCGGTGCGGTGCTCGCCGTCGCGGTCCGGGGCCCGCGCTCGCGGTGCGGCACCCGTCGTCACGGACCGGGGCCCGCCGACGGGCCGCCGCCCTTGGGCAGCAGCGCCC
Coding sequences:
- a CDS encoding GuaB1 family IMP dehydrogenase-related protein; this encodes MRFIEGHRPTYDLTYDDVFLVPGRSAVESRFGVDLSTSDGTGATIPIVVANMTAVAGRRMAETVARRGGLVVLPQDVAPDAVAEIVAWVKDRHPVWDTPLTLTPGDSVADAHNLIHKRAHNAVVVVDGEGRPVGVVDEDACGGVDRFTRLSEVANERIVTLPLDTPPREVFDRLNGGTQRIALGVDADGRLRGVMTALGALRADVYTPALDAEGRLRVAAAVGVNGDVRAKAGELLKAGVDALVVDTAHGHQEKMVAALKAVREASPTVPVVAGNVVTAEGVRDLVEAGADVVKVGVGPGAMCTTRMMTGVGRPQFSAVAECAAQARALGKHVWADGGVRHPRDVALALAAGASAAMVGSWFAGTYESPGDLHHDEAGRLYKESFGMASKRAVSARTRTDNAFERAKKGLFEEGISTSRMRLDPTRPGVEDLLDSITAGVRSACTYAGAANLEQFHERATLGIQSAAGFAEGRPLPGGW